The following coding sequences are from one Collimonas arenae window:
- a CDS encoding GspH/FimT family protein produces MITILVAAILAAIAVPSMGSFINKTRLSGNVNEFIAATMLARSEAVQRAGAVTICRSSGAETGSDSCNKANGDWSTGWLIYVGTAADSPNSAGHQVLARQGAFATGASIAAASGATAITYAASGAPWPAPPGSFTFTFNNEFLRKVCFSPSGRVSSLPAGAEGCPA; encoded by the coding sequence ATGATCACCATACTGGTGGCGGCCATATTGGCGGCGATCGCCGTACCGTCGATGGGCAGTTTCATTAACAAGACCCGCTTATCCGGTAACGTTAATGAATTCATTGCTGCTACCATGCTGGCGCGTTCAGAGGCCGTCCAGCGCGCCGGCGCCGTCACGATATGCCGCAGTTCCGGCGCCGAAACTGGTTCGGATTCCTGCAATAAGGCCAATGGCGACTGGTCCACCGGATGGTTGATATACGTCGGCACCGCAGCAGATTCTCCCAACAGTGCCGGCCATCAAGTCCTTGCGCGCCAGGGCGCTTTCGCGACGGGAGCCAGCATCGCCGCCGCATCGGGCGCGACGGCAATCACCTATGCCGCCAGCGGCGCGCCGTGGCCGGCCCCGCCAGGTTCCTTCACGTTCACATTCAATAACGAATTTCTGCGGAAGGTCTGCTTTTCTCCAAGCGGACGGGTCAGCTCGTTGCCAGCTGGCGCCGAGGGCTGTCCGGCATGA
- a CDS encoding PilW family protein: MMTIPMHPAIQCRHARGFTLIELMVSVTIGLILLLFLSSLYFNSRASSRLNDDNARIQEDGRYALSLIGRNLMQAGFGHMQTGNTTDFPPQNPSELAKLKGLTGCSYGFAMPVAKLPTCAPMPVPAPSSISGPSAFTVAYTSEPYSDATNISGAGTDCSGTQAFNATSTQGGVVINSFYLDTATKTLYCKGYAGTATPQPIMSNVDNMLVTYGVDTGGRYAPTKSTTDAAEAGAADAINGNNKMGWDRVVTVTVCLEMHSANNVVTGTAGQSYYKCNATTPTVATDRLLHTTMTRVFTLRNNATASLRN, from the coding sequence ATGATGACGATTCCAATGCACCCGGCCATCCAGTGCCGTCATGCGCGCGGCTTCACGCTGATCGAGCTGATGGTGTCGGTGACGATCGGCCTGATTCTGTTGTTGTTCCTCAGCAGCCTCTATTTCAACAGCCGCGCCAGTTCGCGCCTGAACGACGACAATGCGCGGATACAGGAAGACGGCCGTTATGCGCTGTCCCTGATTGGACGCAATCTGATGCAGGCCGGATTCGGCCACATGCAAACCGGCAATACCACAGATTTTCCTCCACAAAATCCGAGTGAGTTGGCGAAGTTGAAGGGACTGACGGGGTGCAGCTATGGCTTTGCGATGCCTGTCGCCAAACTTCCAACTTGTGCGCCAATGCCGGTTCCTGCGCCGTCGAGCATTAGCGGACCATCCGCATTCACGGTCGCCTATACCAGCGAACCCTATTCCGACGCCACCAACATCAGCGGCGCCGGGACTGATTGCAGCGGGACTCAAGCGTTTAACGCCACCAGCACCCAAGGCGGCGTCGTCATCAACAGCTTTTATCTCGATACTGCAACCAAAACCTTGTACTGCAAAGGCTACGCCGGCACTGCCACGCCGCAGCCGATCATGAGCAATGTCGACAACATGCTGGTGACCTATGGCGTGGATACCGGGGGGCGCTATGCGCCTACGAAATCGACGACGGACGCGGCGGAAGCAGGCGCAGCGGATGCGATCAATGGCAATAACAAGATGGGTTGGGATCGCGTGGTGACGGTGACGGTTTGCCTGGAGATGCACAGCGCAAACAATGTAGTCACGGGTACTGCCGGACAAAGCTACTACAAATGCAACGCCACGACGCCGACCGTTGCCACCGACCGTTTGTTGCACACCACGATGACGCGCGTCTTTACCTTGCGTAATAACGCTACCGCCAGCTTGCGCAACTGA
- the miaB gene encoding tRNA (N6-isopentenyl adenosine(37)-C2)-methylthiotransferase MiaB produces MQKKVFIKTFGCQMNEYDSDKMADVLNASDGLVKTDRPEDADVILLNTCSVREKAQEKVFSDLGRLRELKRNNPDLLIGVGGCVASQEGAAIVKRAPYVDMVFGPQTLHRLPEMISQRRSTGHSQVDISFPEIEKFDHMPPAKVEGATAFVSIMEGCSKYCSYCVVPYTRGEEVSRRFEDVLTEVAGLAEQGVKEITLLGQNVNAFRGEMADGEIADFALLIEYIAEIPGIERIRFVTSHPKEFTQRLIDTYAKVPKLVDHLYLPAQHGSDRILSAMKRGYTVLEYKSVIRRLRQVRPNITISSDFIIGFPGETDADFDALMKLISDIGYDNSFSFIFSPRPGTPAANLQDDTPHEVKLKRLQHLQAVIEENIGKISAAMVGSVQRILVEGPSKKNPAELQGRTENNRVVNIDAGPNGARLIGQLIDVKITETYTYTLRGEIVLAE; encoded by the coding sequence ATGCAAAAGAAAGTATTCATCAAGACCTTCGGTTGTCAGATGAACGAGTACGACTCGGACAAGATGGCCGATGTGCTGAACGCGTCCGACGGGCTGGTGAAAACCGACCGTCCGGAAGACGCCGATGTGATCCTGTTGAATACCTGCTCAGTACGCGAGAAAGCGCAGGAGAAAGTGTTCTCCGACCTGGGCCGCCTGCGCGAACTGAAGCGCAACAATCCCGATCTGCTGATCGGCGTCGGCGGCTGCGTGGCGTCGCAAGAAGGTGCTGCCATCGTCAAGCGCGCACCCTACGTCGACATGGTGTTTGGCCCGCAGACGCTGCACCGCTTGCCGGAGATGATCAGCCAGCGCCGTTCCACCGGCCATTCACAGGTCGATATCAGCTTCCCCGAAATCGAGAAATTCGATCACATGCCGCCAGCCAAGGTAGAAGGCGCGACCGCGTTCGTTTCGATCATGGAAGGCTGCAGTAAATATTGCAGTTACTGCGTGGTGCCGTACACCCGCGGTGAAGAAGTCTCACGCCGCTTTGAGGATGTGCTGACCGAAGTGGCCGGATTGGCCGAGCAAGGCGTCAAGGAAATCACGCTGCTGGGGCAAAATGTCAATGCCTTCCGCGGTGAGATGGCAGATGGCGAAATCGCTGACTTTGCGTTACTGATCGAATACATTGCCGAGATCCCCGGCATCGAGCGGATCCGCTTTGTCACCAGCCATCCGAAGGAATTCACGCAGCGCCTGATCGACACCTACGCCAAAGTACCGAAGCTGGTCGATCATCTCTACCTGCCGGCGCAGCATGGCTCGGATCGCATCCTGTCGGCCATGAAACGTGGCTACACCGTGCTGGAATACAAATCGGTGATCCGACGCCTGCGCCAGGTACGGCCGAACATCACGATTTCAAGCGATTTCATCATCGGCTTCCCGGGCGAGACCGATGCCGACTTCGACGCCTTGATGAAACTGATCTCCGATATCGGCTACGACAACAGTTTCAGTTTCATCTTCAGCCCACGGCCAGGCACGCCAGCTGCCAACCTGCAGGACGATACGCCGCATGAAGTCAAACTGAAGCGACTGCAGCATTTGCAGGCTGTGATCGAGGAAAATATCGGCAAGATCAGTGCCGCGATGGTTGGCAGCGTACAGCGGATCCTGGTGGAAGGACCGTCCAAGAAAAACCCGGCCGAACTGCAAGGCCGCACCGAGAACAACCGGGTGGTGAATATTGATGCCGGCCCGAACGGCGCGCGCCTGATCGGCCAGCTGATCGACGTCAAGATCACGGAAACCTACACCTATACATTGCGCGGTGAAATCGTGTTGGCAGAGTGA
- the pilV gene encoding type IV pilus modification protein PilV — translation MAFLNKKRSHAKAKHLQRGVGMIEVLISITITAFALLGLAGLQMAALKYQKVAHFRSVASQLGADMADRVRANATSVTTTVGTNAVTYVTTDKYSPTPPSDVPSCANNSGTACATPQDIVNKDIYEWRAALSRALAGGWGTVSAYNATPGPNQGVTVTVYYNEPDRALASVLDSDCDSSVFPAGVEQSQMRCFKTTVMP, via the coding sequence ATGGCTTTTCTCAACAAAAAACGATCGCACGCCAAGGCCAAGCATCTCCAGCGCGGCGTCGGCATGATCGAAGTATTGATTTCGATCACCATTACTGCCTTCGCATTGCTGGGGCTGGCGGGTTTGCAGATGGCCGCGTTGAAGTATCAGAAAGTGGCGCATTTTCGTTCCGTGGCCAGCCAGCTGGGTGCCGACATGGCGGACCGGGTGCGTGCCAACGCAACCTCTGTCACCACGACGGTCGGCACGAACGCCGTGACCTACGTTACGACTGATAAATACTCGCCGACGCCGCCGTCGGACGTCCCGTCTTGCGCAAATAACTCCGGAACAGCTTGCGCGACACCGCAAGATATTGTGAACAAGGATATCTATGAATGGCGCGCTGCGCTTAGCCGCGCGTTGGCCGGCGGGTGGGGCACCGTATCTGCCTACAATGCGACACCGGGTCCTAACCAGGGCGTTACCGTGACCGTGTACTACAACGAACCGGATCGGGCGCTTGCCAGCGTACTGGATTCCGATTGCGATTCCTCGGTATTTCCAGCTGGCGTTGAGCAGAGTCAGATGCGCTGCTTCAAGACAACGGTGATGCCATGA